In the Pseudanabaena sp. PCC 7367 genome, one interval contains:
- a CDS encoding glutathione S-transferase family protein, with product MKLYTFQPSGNCYKVRLLLAQLGLEYKAIELNPFKPETFPPEFLSINPAGKVPVLGLDSGEVLLESSAMLCYLAEGSDFYSDDRLKRAQILRWLFFEQFSIAPNIGPVRVWIKMFKQADRYAEVIKFKRQKAYAALEVIEKQLSLPQNPFLVGNQYTIADMAMFAYINLAPQGDFDLSPYPAINRWLERIKTQPGYIDISAAN from the coding sequence ATGAAACTATACACCTTCCAGCCCTCCGGCAACTGCTACAAAGTGCGATTGCTTTTGGCTCAGCTTGGCCTTGAATATAAGGCGATCGAGCTTAACCCGTTTAAGCCGGAAACCTTCCCACCCGAATTTTTGAGTATCAATCCCGCTGGTAAAGTGCCAGTTCTGGGATTAGACTCCGGTGAAGTTTTACTCGAATCCAGTGCCATGCTGTGTTACCTGGCCGAGGGTAGTGATTTTTATAGTGACGATCGCCTGAAGCGAGCCCAAATCCTGCGCTGGTTATTTTTTGAACAATTTAGCATTGCCCCCAACATTGGCCCAGTGCGAGTCTGGATCAAAATGTTCAAGCAGGCCGATCGCTATGCCGAAGTAATTAAATTCAAGCGTCAAAAAGCCTATGCTGCCCTGGAGGTGATCGAGAAACAGTTGAGCTTGCCGCAAAATCCATTTCTGGTGGGCAACCAATATACGATCGCGGATATGGCTATGTTTGCTTATATTAATCTTGCTCCCCAGGGTGACTTTGATTTATCTCCCTATCCGGCGATTAATAGATGGCTAGAACGGATTAAAACTCAACCTGGCTATATTGATATTAGTGCTGCTAATTAA
- a CDS encoding IS1 family transposase (programmed frameshift) — protein MDTSKLTCPRCNSLKIVKNGKIHNGKQNFKCKQCNRQFVANSKKKYIANETKAQIDKLLLERVSLAGIARVVGVSPRWLQQYVNHKYAQVPQQVQVQAKKKGNLTIQMDELWSFVGKKRVKVWVWLAIDVDTKEIVGVHIGSRDEVGAQGLWQSLPPVYRQCAVCYTDFWRAYAQVVPSMRHQPVDKGSGLTNKIERFNCTLRQRASRLVRKSLSFSKKLANHVGAIWLFVHHYNSSLLV, from the exons ATGGATACATCTAAGCTAACTTGTCCAAGATGCAATTCACTCAAAATTGTCAAAAATGGCAAAATTCACAACGGTAAACAAAACTTCAAATGTAAACAATGCAATAGACAATTTGTAGCCAATTCTAAGAAGAAATATATCGCTAATGAGACTAAAGCTCAAATCGACAAACTTCTGCTAGAGAGGGTTTCACTCGCAGGTATTGCCAGAGTTGTAGGTGTATCACCAAGATGGCTACAGCAATATGTTAATCACAAATATGCTCAAGTGCCCCAACAAGTGCAGGTACAGGCTAAAAAAAAGGGCA ACTTAACCATTCAAATGGATGAGCTGTGGTCTTTTGTAGGCAAGAAACGAGTCAAGGTTTGGGTTTGGTTAGCTATAGATGTTGATACTAAGGAGATCGTAGGAGTGCATATCGGGTCTAGAGATGAGGTTGGTGCTCAAGGATTATGGCAGTCTTTACCACCCGTTTATCGACAATGTGCTGTTTGTTACACTGATTTCTGGCGTGCCTATGCTCAGGTAGTTCCGAGTATGCGTCATCAACCAGTGGACAAAGGTTCAGGCTTGACAAACAAAATTGAGCGATTTAATTGCACTCTTAGGCAAAGAGCTTCAAGACTGGTTCGCAAATCTCTTTCTTTCTCGAAAAAGTTAGCTAACCATGTTGGCGCTATCTGGTTATTTGTGCATCATTACAACTCATCCTTACTTGTATAG
- the hisB gene encoding imidazoleglycerol-phosphate dehydratase HisB encodes MSPENRIAEVHRQTKETDILVRLDLDGRGKGQVDTGIPFLDHMLYQICSHGLLDLDIKAKGDLFIDDHHTNEDVGITIGQAIDRALGDRKGITRFGHFIAPLDEALVEVVMDFSGRPHLAYGLEIPTQRVGNYDTQLVREFFQGFVNHSLITLHIRQQAGINSHHIIEATFKAFARALRMAIEIDLRRASTIPSSKGVL; translated from the coding sequence ATGTCGCCAGAAAACCGGATCGCCGAAGTACATCGCCAAACCAAAGAAACCGACATCCTGGTCAGGCTTGATCTAGATGGGCGCGGTAAAGGGCAGGTAGACACAGGCATTCCGTTTTTGGATCACATGCTCTATCAAATTTGCTCCCACGGCTTGCTTGATCTAGACATCAAAGCCAAGGGCGATCTTTTCATCGATGATCATCACACCAACGAAGACGTGGGTATTACGATCGGTCAGGCGATCGATCGGGCGCTGGGCGATCGGAAAGGGATTACCCGGTTTGGTCATTTTATTGCCCCCCTTGATGAAGCCCTGGTGGAAGTAGTGATGGATTTTTCGGGTCGGCCGCACCTGGCCTATGGTCTGGAAATTCCCACCCAGAGGGTTGGTAACTACGATACCCAACTGGTGCGCGAATTTTTCCAGGGCTTTGTTAATCACTCCCTGATTACCTTGCACATTCGCCAGCAAGCGGGCATCAACTCCCATCATATTATTGAAGCTACCTTTAAGGCGTTTGCGCGAGCTTTGCGGATGGCGATCGAAATCGATCTGCGCCGTGCCAGCACCATTCCCAGCTCTAAAGGGGTTTTATAG